From the Dunckerocampus dactyliophorus isolate RoL2022-P2 chromosome 12, RoL_Ddac_1.1, whole genome shotgun sequence genome, one window contains:
- the eml2 gene encoding echinoderm microtubule-associated protein-like 2 isoform X1, producing the protein MDRRRESQRMMSSCGSLYDSTNLLLQYCNNTDDTMSAGSNMDMEDRVSHLEQKLQLQEDEIQLLKAALADALRRLGYCEEHSLASQASGAHAAGRRSLGGATATPPTKVRQLLQTLPSKPLSNGYVQHKRLLSSPSSPKKDVLQSIKRKSMSTERLTLVRREAAAESRSRTTSSSSSSGGKSKSKECTFNAEDGYVRMFLRGRPVTMHIPDEQRADYSLENKVAVPDRKLKLEWVYGYRGRDCRSNLYLLPTGEIVYFNASVVVLYNTEEQQQRHYLGHTDDVKCLSVHPDMVTIATGQVAGNTKDGKLLAPHVRVWDSVSLNTLHVLGMGVFDRAVTCVSFSKSNGGSFLCAVDDANDHMLSVWNWQKEKQVADVKCSNDSVLGAVFHPMDANLIVTCGKSHINFWTMEGNTLAKRQGLFEKHEKPKYVLCVAFAENGDAVTGDSSGNIYVWAKGGNRISQVVSGAHEGGIFSVCVLKDGTMVSGGGKDRKVVLWDRDYRKQAEMEVGESFGPVRALTEGKAGELFIGTTKNAILSAAFPDTMKAIVQGHTDELWGLDVHPSMEQFVTCSQDKQVHLWDTNSHQPLWTKTIEDPGRSAGFHPSGAVLAVGTMSGRWLVLDTDTRDLVSVHTDGNEIISNVKYSPDGNFLAVASHDNFVYIYGVTENGRKYSRVGKCTGHSSFVTHVDWSTDSQNLVTNSGDYEILFWEAPSGKHVTNMDAVRNLKWATSTCTLSFNTFGIWPDGADGTDINGVCRSHDESLLASADDFGKVHLFSFPCSQPRAPGHEYGGHSSHVTSVAFLHDDSRLISTGGKDTSILQWVVA; encoded by the exons ATGACACGATGTCGGCGGGCAGCAACATGGACATGGAGGACCGCGTGTCCCACCTGGAGCAGAAGCTGCAGCTCCAAGAGGACGAGATCCAGCTGCTGAAGGCCGCCCTGGCCGACGCCCTGCGACGTCTGGGCTACTGCGAGGAGCACAGCCTGGCCTCGCAGGCATCGGGTGCCCACGCCGCTGGGAGGCGGTCTCTGGGAGGAGCAACTGCGACCCCGCCTACCAAGG TGCGTCAGCTGCTGCAGACTCTTCCCTCAAAGCCGCTGAGCAATGGCTACGTGCAACACAAACGCCTCCTGTCCTCCCCCTCGTCTCCAAAGAAGGACGTCTTGCAGTCCATCAAAAG AAAGAGCATGTCCACAGAGCGCCTCACGCTGGTCAGGAGGGAGGCGGCAGCAGAGAGTCGAAGTCGAACTACCTCCTCCAGCAGCTCCTCAGGTGGCAAAAG taAATCCAAAGAATGCACCTTCAATGCAG AGGACGGCTACGTGAGGATGTTCCTCCGAGGTCGCCCCGTCACCATGCACATCCCAGACGAGCAGCGGGCCGATTACAGCCTGGAGAACAAGGTAGCGGTACCTGACCGCAAGCTGAAACTGGAGTGGGT GTACGGCTACCGAGGGCGGGACTGTCGCTCCAACCTGTACCTGCTGCCCACTGGAGAGATCGTCTACTTCAACGCCTCAGTGGTGGTTCTGTACAACACCgaggagcagcagcagaggCACTACCTGGGACACACAGACGACGTCAAATG CCTGAGTGTGCATCCTGACatggttaccatagcaacaggGCAAGTGGCCGGAAATACAAAAGATGGAAAG CTGCTGGCTCCTCACGTTCGTGTCTGGGACTCGGTGAGCCTCAACACGCTCCATGTGCTCGGGATGGGCGTGTTCGACAGAGCTGTCACCTGCGTGTCTTTCTCCAAGTCG AACGGAGGCAGCTTCCTCTGCGCCGTGGATGACGCCAACGACCACATGCTGTCAGTCTGGAACTGGCAGAAGGAGAAGCAAGTGGCCGACGTCAAG TGCTCCAATGACTCCGTGCTGGGGGCTGTCTTCCACCCCATGGACGCCAACCTGATTGTGACTTGTGGAAAGTCCCACATTAACTTCTGGACGATGGAGGGAAACACGCTGGCTAAAAGACAAGGACTCTTTGAG AAACACGAGAAGCCCAagtatgtgttgtgtgtggcGTTTGCGGAGAATGGAGACGCCGTTACTGGAGACTCCAGTGGAAACATCTACGTCTGGGCCAAAG GTGGTAACCGGATCAGTCAAGTGGTGTCGGGGGCACACGAGGGCGGCATCTTCTCCGTATGCGTTCTCAAAGACGGAACCATGGTGTCTGGTGGCGGGAAGGACCGCAAGGTGGTCCTGTGGGACCGCGACTACAGGAAGCAGGCGGAGATGGAG GTGGGTGAGTCGTTCGGCCCGGTCCGGGCTTTGACAGAAGGCAAAGCAGGCGAGCTCTTCATCGGAACCACCAAGAACGCCATTCTTAGCGCCGCCTTCCCTGACACTATGAAGGCCATCGTGCAG GGGCACACAGATGAGCTGTGGGGTCTGGACGTCCATCCCTCCATGGAGCAGTTTGTCACGTGCTCCCAGGACAAGCAGGTCCATCTGTGGGACACCAACTCCCATCAGCCCCTGTGGACCAAGACCATCGAG GATCCTGGGAGGTCTGCAGGGTTTCATCCAAGCGGGGCGGTTCTGGCGGTCGGGACCATGTCTGGAAG GTGGTTAGTTCTGGACACGGATACCCGGGACCTTGTCTCCGTGCACACGGACGGCAACGAGATCATCTCCAACGTGAAGTACTCGCCAG ATGGCAACTTCCTGGCTGTGGCTTCGCACGACAACTTTGTTTACATCTACGGCGTGACGGAGAACGGACGCAAGTACAGCCGCGTGGGCAAATGCACC GGTCACTCCAGTTTCGTGACCCACGTGGACTGGTCTACAGACAGCCAGAACCTGGTCACCAACTCAGGAGACTACGAAATCCTCTTCT GGGAGGCGCCCAGTGGCAAACATGTGACCAACATGGACGCGGTGCGAAACCTCAAGTGGGCCACTTCCACGTGCACTTTGAGCTTCAACACCTTTG gaATCTGGCCCGATGGCGCAGACGGCACGGACATCAATGGTGTGTGCAGGTCACATGACGAATCCCTGCTGGCCTCGGCTGACGATTTTGGCAAAGTGCACTTGTTTTCATTCCCCTGCTCTCAGCCCAGG GCGCCGGGTCACGAGTACGGTGGCCACAGCAGTCACGTGACCAGCGTCGCTTTCCTGCACGACGACAGCCGCCTCATCTCCACCGGCGGTAAAGACACCAGCATCCTGCAGTGGGTGGTTGCCTAG
- the eml2 gene encoding echinoderm microtubule-associated protein-like 2 isoform X2, whose protein sequence is MKRSSSKSKECTFNAEDGYVRMFLRGRPVTMHIPDEQRADYSLENKVAVPDRKLKLEWVYGYRGRDCRSNLYLLPTGEIVYFNASVVVLYNTEEQQQRHYLGHTDDVKCLSVHPDMVTIATGQVAGNTKDGKLLAPHVRVWDSVSLNTLHVLGMGVFDRAVTCVSFSKSNGGSFLCAVDDANDHMLSVWNWQKEKQVADVKCSNDSVLGAVFHPMDANLIVTCGKSHINFWTMEGNTLAKRQGLFEKHEKPKYVLCVAFAENGDAVTGDSSGNIYVWAKGGNRISQVVSGAHEGGIFSVCVLKDGTMVSGGGKDRKVVLWDRDYRKQAEMEVGESFGPVRALTEGKAGELFIGTTKNAILSAAFPDTMKAIVQGHTDELWGLDVHPSMEQFVTCSQDKQVHLWDTNSHQPLWTKTIEDPGRSAGFHPSGAVLAVGTMSGRWLVLDTDTRDLVSVHTDGNEIISNVKYSPDGNFLAVASHDNFVYIYGVTENGRKYSRVGKCTGHSSFVTHVDWSTDSQNLVTNSGDYEILFWEAPSGKHVTNMDAVRNLKWATSTCTLSFNTFGIWPDGADGTDINGVCRSHDESLLASADDFGKVHLFSFPCSQPRAPGHEYGGHSSHVTSVAFLHDDSRLISTGGKDTSILQWVVA, encoded by the exons ATGAAGAGATCCTCCAG taAATCCAAAGAATGCACCTTCAATGCAG AGGACGGCTACGTGAGGATGTTCCTCCGAGGTCGCCCCGTCACCATGCACATCCCAGACGAGCAGCGGGCCGATTACAGCCTGGAGAACAAGGTAGCGGTACCTGACCGCAAGCTGAAACTGGAGTGGGT GTACGGCTACCGAGGGCGGGACTGTCGCTCCAACCTGTACCTGCTGCCCACTGGAGAGATCGTCTACTTCAACGCCTCAGTGGTGGTTCTGTACAACACCgaggagcagcagcagaggCACTACCTGGGACACACAGACGACGTCAAATG CCTGAGTGTGCATCCTGACatggttaccatagcaacaggGCAAGTGGCCGGAAATACAAAAGATGGAAAG CTGCTGGCTCCTCACGTTCGTGTCTGGGACTCGGTGAGCCTCAACACGCTCCATGTGCTCGGGATGGGCGTGTTCGACAGAGCTGTCACCTGCGTGTCTTTCTCCAAGTCG AACGGAGGCAGCTTCCTCTGCGCCGTGGATGACGCCAACGACCACATGCTGTCAGTCTGGAACTGGCAGAAGGAGAAGCAAGTGGCCGACGTCAAG TGCTCCAATGACTCCGTGCTGGGGGCTGTCTTCCACCCCATGGACGCCAACCTGATTGTGACTTGTGGAAAGTCCCACATTAACTTCTGGACGATGGAGGGAAACACGCTGGCTAAAAGACAAGGACTCTTTGAG AAACACGAGAAGCCCAagtatgtgttgtgtgtggcGTTTGCGGAGAATGGAGACGCCGTTACTGGAGACTCCAGTGGAAACATCTACGTCTGGGCCAAAG GTGGTAACCGGATCAGTCAAGTGGTGTCGGGGGCACACGAGGGCGGCATCTTCTCCGTATGCGTTCTCAAAGACGGAACCATGGTGTCTGGTGGCGGGAAGGACCGCAAGGTGGTCCTGTGGGACCGCGACTACAGGAAGCAGGCGGAGATGGAG GTGGGTGAGTCGTTCGGCCCGGTCCGGGCTTTGACAGAAGGCAAAGCAGGCGAGCTCTTCATCGGAACCACCAAGAACGCCATTCTTAGCGCCGCCTTCCCTGACACTATGAAGGCCATCGTGCAG GGGCACACAGATGAGCTGTGGGGTCTGGACGTCCATCCCTCCATGGAGCAGTTTGTCACGTGCTCCCAGGACAAGCAGGTCCATCTGTGGGACACCAACTCCCATCAGCCCCTGTGGACCAAGACCATCGAG GATCCTGGGAGGTCTGCAGGGTTTCATCCAAGCGGGGCGGTTCTGGCGGTCGGGACCATGTCTGGAAG GTGGTTAGTTCTGGACACGGATACCCGGGACCTTGTCTCCGTGCACACGGACGGCAACGAGATCATCTCCAACGTGAAGTACTCGCCAG ATGGCAACTTCCTGGCTGTGGCTTCGCACGACAACTTTGTTTACATCTACGGCGTGACGGAGAACGGACGCAAGTACAGCCGCGTGGGCAAATGCACC GGTCACTCCAGTTTCGTGACCCACGTGGACTGGTCTACAGACAGCCAGAACCTGGTCACCAACTCAGGAGACTACGAAATCCTCTTCT GGGAGGCGCCCAGTGGCAAACATGTGACCAACATGGACGCGGTGCGAAACCTCAAGTGGGCCACTTCCACGTGCACTTTGAGCTTCAACACCTTTG gaATCTGGCCCGATGGCGCAGACGGCACGGACATCAATGGTGTGTGCAGGTCACATGACGAATCCCTGCTGGCCTCGGCTGACGATTTTGGCAAAGTGCACTTGTTTTCATTCCCCTGCTCTCAGCCCAGG GCGCCGGGTCACGAGTACGGTGGCCACAGCAGTCACGTGACCAGCGTCGCTTTCCTGCACGACGACAGCCGCCTCATCTCCACCGGCGGTAAAGACACCAGCATCCTGCAGTGGGTGGTTGCCTAG
- the eml2 gene encoding echinoderm microtubule-associated protein-like 2 isoform X3 — protein MFLRGRPVTMHIPDEQRADYSLENKVAVPDRKLKLEWVYGYRGRDCRSNLYLLPTGEIVYFNASVVVLYNTEEQQQRHYLGHTDDVKCLSVHPDMVTIATGQVAGNTKDGKLLAPHVRVWDSVSLNTLHVLGMGVFDRAVTCVSFSKSNGGSFLCAVDDANDHMLSVWNWQKEKQVADVKCSNDSVLGAVFHPMDANLIVTCGKSHINFWTMEGNTLAKRQGLFEKHEKPKYVLCVAFAENGDAVTGDSSGNIYVWAKGGNRISQVVSGAHEGGIFSVCVLKDGTMVSGGGKDRKVVLWDRDYRKQAEMEVGESFGPVRALTEGKAGELFIGTTKNAILSAAFPDTMKAIVQGHTDELWGLDVHPSMEQFVTCSQDKQVHLWDTNSHQPLWTKTIEDPGRSAGFHPSGAVLAVGTMSGRWLVLDTDTRDLVSVHTDGNEIISNVKYSPDGNFLAVASHDNFVYIYGVTENGRKYSRVGKCTGHSSFVTHVDWSTDSQNLVTNSGDYEILFWEAPSGKHVTNMDAVRNLKWATSTCTLSFNTFGIWPDGADGTDINGVCRSHDESLLASADDFGKVHLFSFPCSQPRAPGHEYGGHSSHVTSVAFLHDDSRLISTGGKDTSILQWVVA, from the exons ATGTTCCTCCGAGGTCGCCCCGTCACCATGCACATCCCAGACGAGCAGCGGGCCGATTACAGCCTGGAGAACAAGGTAGCGGTACCTGACCGCAAGCTGAAACTGGAGTGGGT GTACGGCTACCGAGGGCGGGACTGTCGCTCCAACCTGTACCTGCTGCCCACTGGAGAGATCGTCTACTTCAACGCCTCAGTGGTGGTTCTGTACAACACCgaggagcagcagcagaggCACTACCTGGGACACACAGACGACGTCAAATG CCTGAGTGTGCATCCTGACatggttaccatagcaacaggGCAAGTGGCCGGAAATACAAAAGATGGAAAG CTGCTGGCTCCTCACGTTCGTGTCTGGGACTCGGTGAGCCTCAACACGCTCCATGTGCTCGGGATGGGCGTGTTCGACAGAGCTGTCACCTGCGTGTCTTTCTCCAAGTCG AACGGAGGCAGCTTCCTCTGCGCCGTGGATGACGCCAACGACCACATGCTGTCAGTCTGGAACTGGCAGAAGGAGAAGCAAGTGGCCGACGTCAAG TGCTCCAATGACTCCGTGCTGGGGGCTGTCTTCCACCCCATGGACGCCAACCTGATTGTGACTTGTGGAAAGTCCCACATTAACTTCTGGACGATGGAGGGAAACACGCTGGCTAAAAGACAAGGACTCTTTGAG AAACACGAGAAGCCCAagtatgtgttgtgtgtggcGTTTGCGGAGAATGGAGACGCCGTTACTGGAGACTCCAGTGGAAACATCTACGTCTGGGCCAAAG GTGGTAACCGGATCAGTCAAGTGGTGTCGGGGGCACACGAGGGCGGCATCTTCTCCGTATGCGTTCTCAAAGACGGAACCATGGTGTCTGGTGGCGGGAAGGACCGCAAGGTGGTCCTGTGGGACCGCGACTACAGGAAGCAGGCGGAGATGGAG GTGGGTGAGTCGTTCGGCCCGGTCCGGGCTTTGACAGAAGGCAAAGCAGGCGAGCTCTTCATCGGAACCACCAAGAACGCCATTCTTAGCGCCGCCTTCCCTGACACTATGAAGGCCATCGTGCAG GGGCACACAGATGAGCTGTGGGGTCTGGACGTCCATCCCTCCATGGAGCAGTTTGTCACGTGCTCCCAGGACAAGCAGGTCCATCTGTGGGACACCAACTCCCATCAGCCCCTGTGGACCAAGACCATCGAG GATCCTGGGAGGTCTGCAGGGTTTCATCCAAGCGGGGCGGTTCTGGCGGTCGGGACCATGTCTGGAAG GTGGTTAGTTCTGGACACGGATACCCGGGACCTTGTCTCCGTGCACACGGACGGCAACGAGATCATCTCCAACGTGAAGTACTCGCCAG ATGGCAACTTCCTGGCTGTGGCTTCGCACGACAACTTTGTTTACATCTACGGCGTGACGGAGAACGGACGCAAGTACAGCCGCGTGGGCAAATGCACC GGTCACTCCAGTTTCGTGACCCACGTGGACTGGTCTACAGACAGCCAGAACCTGGTCACCAACTCAGGAGACTACGAAATCCTCTTCT GGGAGGCGCCCAGTGGCAAACATGTGACCAACATGGACGCGGTGCGAAACCTCAAGTGGGCCACTTCCACGTGCACTTTGAGCTTCAACACCTTTG gaATCTGGCCCGATGGCGCAGACGGCACGGACATCAATGGTGTGTGCAGGTCACATGACGAATCCCTGCTGGCCTCGGCTGACGATTTTGGCAAAGTGCACTTGTTTTCATTCCCCTGCTCTCAGCCCAGG GCGCCGGGTCACGAGTACGGTGGCCACAGCAGTCACGTGACCAGCGTCGCTTTCCTGCACGACGACAGCCGCCTCATCTCCACCGGCGGTAAAGACACCAGCATCCTGCAGTGGGTGGTTGCCTAG